TATCAGTCGCCAGAAGTGGCAAAAGCCGCAGAAACTATTTTTAACGGCGGCGCAGTGCCGGGCTGGTGATCACCCATCTGTTCTTTAAATCATGCGATATTCAGTGGTGATCCCTGAGGGATCACCACTGAGATTTTCTATTTTAATACGGAGAATTTTTTGGTGATGGGTTTTATCTTTGACGTTTCGCCATAGATAGCAATGGCGACGAAATCCAACTCCGCCAGTGGCGTGGCATGTGTATCCTGAATTTGTTGCTCCGATGAATGTGAAAGCATTGTCGTGGTGAAAAAATTATAAAGAATATTTTCTTCCTGACACTGCTGTGCTGCCGCCGAAAGTTGATTGCTGTTCTTTGCCTGTAAAATAATCACCGGATAGTGATTTAAATAGGCCGTTAGCGCGCTATCACCGTTGGTGTAAGTATTAAAACAAGGGTCGGCTGCTTTTAGCATAATACCAGAGCAAAGATGGCCCGTGGCATTCATCTGGGTCGCAACATCCACATTCCTGTTCACAATGACGTAAAGTTTATAATCATTATCTTCAAACATTAATTTACTCCACTCTATCTTGACGCATTTTTAGTGCGAATTTTGGCAATAGCATAAGTCACAATAAACATCACGATAGTCGGCACAACCCACCCCATGCTTTCATTATAAAACGGCAGGGCTCTAATAAAGCCAGGCGTGAATTGATCCGGAATGACGCTCTGTATAATGCCTAAAACAAATGAAACCAACAAAGGTGGGAAACAGATGTTTTTCGGCGCACGCTTTGTCAGGCCAATCAGTACCAGAACGATAAACGGCGGGTAAATAGCCGTTAACGCCGGAACGGAAAATTTGATTACTTCGGTCAGGCCGATGTTAGAAATAGCGCACGATATTCCCGCCAGAATAATGACCAGTAATTTATAGTTCAGGCGTAAGATTTGGTGCAAATAACCCGCGCACGCGCTGGTGAGCCCAATTCCTGTTACCAGACAGGCCAGGGTGATGATAACGGCTAAAAATACCGTGCCTTTATATCCAAATGAATAAGCGATAAAAGACTGAAGCACAACGGCGCCGTTGGTGGCTTCGGGTGCCAGGAAGTGGCTGTGCGCCCCGAGATAGAAAAGGCTGATGTAGACGTAAATAAGCCCAAGCCCGGCAATCAGACTGGTAATGACTGAATAACGTGTAATGAGGGCAGGCCGACTGACTCCCCGCTGGCGAATAGCCGTGATGATAATCACTGCGAACACCAATGCTGCCAGGGTGTCCATCGTAAGATAGCCATTGATCATCCCTTTGGAAAAGGGCATCGCGGTATATTCTGGCGTAGTGACAAGTTCATTGCTGGCCGGGTTCCAGAAAGCATAAATACCCAGAATGATCAGCAGCACCACTTTTATCGGCGAAAGGTATTTCCCGACGATAGTCACAAGTTTTGATGGATTTAGTGAGCAAAGCACTACGGCAATAAAAAACAGCACGCTAAAAAGATGCAAAGATAATGCGCCGTGCGTTGCCGGAGCGACGCCTATTTCATAGGAGACGGTGGCTGTACGCGGGCTACCAAATAATGGCCCCAATGCCAGATAACAGATTAATGTCAGAATCAGGCCAAATATTTTACCCGCTGGGGCCGTTAACGCTTCCAGTGAACCATTTTTATTTGCCATAGCAATGATAGCCAGAACCGGCAAGCCGACGCCGGTAATCAGAAAGCCACTCACTGCAAACCAAAGGTTATTACCCGCCTGCATCCCAATAAAGGGAGGGAAAATAATATTTCCCGCGCCGACAAATAAAGCAAAAGTCATTAACCCTAATGTAATAACTTCACTTTTTTTTAGCTTCATTTAATATCCGTGGTGTTAATGTTGTGTTGTTAAGAGAATTATAGTTTTTATCGTGCGTAATGGCTGAGCGTATAGCCATTACGCACGCAATAGTGCTGGTTTCTAAAGTTAACCTAATGAATTTTTTCTATAAACAAAATCACCAGGTCTTTGCCATTAGCCAGAGACCTGTTCCGTATACCACCACAACCATAAAGATGGTCAGTAATAGGATATATCTGTAGATATTTTGATATTTTGCCATGGTTTATAAAATGAAAGTGCCTTCAATCATTAATCGTGCCGAACCGTAAAGTGCCACGCGCCCGTCGTTCCGGACACAACAACGCAGAGTGCCTTTGCGGCTGCCCCCTTGTTGCGCCAGCAGCTCGTTTTTGCCTGAACGCTCTGCCCAGAAAGGTGCAAGGAAAGTATGCGCGGAACCTGTCACCGGATCTTCATTGACACCGACCTGCGGGCCAAACCAGCGGGAAACAAAATCAAATTCGCCGCCGCCCGGGGCGGTAACAATAACGCCACGCGTTTTGAATACGGCCAGTTTGTTGAAATCGGGGGTGAGCGTCTCCAGACAGGATTTGTCTTTTGCCAGCACAATAATATCGTCGGAAAGCCAGAAGCCTTCGACGCTCTCCTTCAGCCCTAACGCGGCAAGCAATCCTTCTGGTTCTTCAATCGGCAAGGCTTTCTTTGCCGGGAAATCCATGCAGAACTCATCGCCTTCTTTGCTCACTGAGAGGATCCCGCTGCGCGTCGAGAAGTGAATGATTTTTTGCGAATAATTGAGCTTATTAAACAGCACCCAGGCGGCGGCGAGAGTGGCATGCCCGCATAAGTCGACTTCTACGGCAGGGGTGAACCAACGCAGATGATACCCCTCTGGTGTTGGCACAAAAAAGGCGGTTTCAGAAAGGTTGTTTTCGCTGGCAATAGCCTGCAAAACGGCGTCGTCAAGCCAGTGTGTCAGCGGGCACACGCCTGCCGGATTTCCCGCAAAAGGCTGGGATGCGAAAGCATCTACCTGATAGAAAGGCAACGTGGTGATATCACTCTTTTTCACTGATTTTCTCCAGATAGTTGTAGATGGTGTAGCGCGTCACGCCGAGGACTTTAGCCATTTGATTGACGCTGCCCTTAATCTTAAACATCCCCATGGCATGGGCTTCTTTAACGGCGCGCAGTCTGAATTCTTTGGTGCTTTCTGAACCGGTTGGTCGCAGCCCGGAAAGTAACTCTTCAACGGACGCTTCCGTTAATGCGGATGGGCTCGCTTCAGGCGTTTCCGCCATTCCCGGAATCGACATCAGATAGTCCAGGTCTCGTTTGAGGCGCATCGCGACTTCTGTGTCAACATTCACACAGAAGGCAACAACAGGGCAGCCATTCATATCGTAGTAAATGGTCGATGAACTGCTCAGCCGTTTGCCCGCCACCGTGGTGGTAAAATAACCGCTGAATACCCGGTAAGATAAGCTCTCTCTCGGCTCGTCGAGCAAACCTAAAAACCCATCGTCTTCTTCAGGGCCTGCCAGGAGCGCATCGCCTTTTTTCCGCCCGCTAACATGGCCGTTAACGATGCTGATAACCGAAGCTTCTGGCCGGGTGAGATCATGTAATACCGCTTCGGTATTGGCGGGAAGCGTTGCCGCCAGTGTCTCAATTGACGCTGAGAGAACCGTAATCAGCCTTTCACGTTCATTAATCATGGGAACGCTCTGCCCGGCAGACGGCTTGAACTTCAATCTCTACATCCAGACCAAACGCCAGTTGGCTTGTGGTGACCGAACGCGCCGGGAACCCCTGGGGGAATGCCTCGCGGTAAGCGGCATTAAACTCGGCAAAATTTTCCATGCTGCTCAGCCAGACCTGCACGCGAACCACATCTTCCATCGTTGAACCGGCACGCGCTAAAACATCACGAATTGATTCCAGGGCGCGATTCGTTTGCTCAGTTACCGTTCCATAGATGGGCTGCCCATCCGCGCTCATGGACACCTGTCCTGACAGGAAAATAAAGCCATTGGCTTTAACGGCGTCAGAAAAAGGGAAGGGCTTGCTGGTGGGGTAACGAGTGATTGTCATAGCGGAATATCCTGGTTGCCGTTGATGGAAAATGAGGCATTCACGGTAGCATTGCCTCTGGGTATGTTCAACAAAATTAAACTAATCAACAAGTGTTGATTTTGCCGTAAAGATGCGGTCTATTTTGCGACGTACCACTCCTTCCGGTGGTTCCACGCCACCAAAAAATTGAGTAGCGCGGCGCCGATCAGGGAATAGAACACTAGCTGAGGTTTTAAGAAGAAAAGCGAGGAGGAGAAGAGAACCAGATCAAAGGCCAACTGGAACCAGCCCGCTTTAAGCCCAGTCTTTTCCTGAATATAAAGGGCTAATATTCCAATGCCCCCGCAGCTAGATTTATGTCTGAATAACCCTAATAAACCGATACCAATGCATAGCCCGGCTAAAACAGCGCCAACCAGAGGGTTAAAGTGGCTGTAGGAAATAAAGGAAGGTAATACCCCCGTAAGAAGAGATATTAACGTTACGGCGAGCAAGGTATTTATCGTGAATGCAAAACCTAATCTCATCGCCGCAAGCAGATAAAAAGGGACGTTAATAAGAAAGAAAACAATGCCGAAACTTGTGCCAGTGGCATAGGTTATGAGAAACGCGAGCCCTGCGGTCTGGCCGGTGATGAGCCCAAGACTGTGCAACATGGACATGCCAAACGAAATAATAATAATGCCAAAGAGTTGCCCCTGGATATTATCGATAAGGTTATGTCTGGCAGATAGCGGTGGCTCCTCCTGGACGTTTTGCGGGTTATTACCTTTGGCGGAATTTTTCATTTTAATTTCCAAATCAGTAAAAGACCTTTATTACAGATGCAGGCTACTTAGCGCTACCAGAAGGTAGGCTGCCAGGGTCACTATAATGGTAGAAATTACGATGCGTTGCTCTTTAATTTTGCTGTCAGACATGGGCATTCTCTCAATCAGCCATTCACAGACCGGGGTCATGGTCGTTAGAGACAAAATATCAACACGGAGTTGAAATTTCAACTTTATGTTGATATTTGCGGTATGCCATCTTTGATACCAACGAAATTCACTTCATCGCGTTGGCTCGGTTAGCTGACTCAAAATTCCGGTATTTGCCAGCAGGCTTAACCGGGCGGACTGCCACTCGGCAATGGCTTGAATGCGCTGCTGTTGGGCATCTGCCAGCGCCGACTGGGCGTTGAGCACTTCGAGAATATCCGCAACATCTTTATCGTAGCGGCGGCGTGATGAGTTAACGCTGGCCTGAGCGGCGTCGAGTAATTGCTGGCTTACGGTCAGCACGCCGAGGGCGGTTTTTGCATCGGCCCAGGCTTTCACCACGTCGGTGAGAATATGCTCGGTGGTATCCGCAAGCTGCGCCTCGCTCTGTTCGGCCTGGGCGCGCGCTTCGAGAATTTTGTAGTGGCGGCTAAAGCCATCAAACAAAGGGATCGAAACGGTCAGCCCGACCTCTTTTTCGGTCTGCTCTGAAGTGGATAAGCCCTGATTAGGGAAGCCGTTGCGTGAGATATGCGCCGTCATATCGACGGTCGGTAAACCCTCCGAGCGCACCTGAATGATTTTGTCTTTATCAGCCCGCCATTTTGCCCGCGCCTGCATAATCGCCGGATGGCGGGTTTGCGCCTCTTTCAGCCACTGGTCAAGATCGTGGATATCGGACGGGATCACCCGGTCGGGTTGGGCGGGTAAATGAATCGGCGTCGCAAGGTCGATGCCCATTTCCTGTTTCAGCAGCGCCAGGTTTTTCTGGTAATCACCACGGGCATGCATCGCATTAAGTTGCGCTTTGGCGAGCGCCGTCGCGGCCTGCAAGGTGTCATCCTGAGTGGTGGCGCCTTTGGCTTCGCGCCGCTCGGCAACGCTTAATGTCTGCTGCGCCAGGTCGGCTATCTGCAGACGGGCCTCCATTACCGCCTTGCTGGTCATCACTTCAAACCAGGCCTGAATCACCGAAGCCATGGTTTTTTGCAAGGCCGCGTCATGCCCGGCAATCGCGGCTAACAGCATCTGATTCGCTGCTTCGCGGTTAGCGGCACGCCCCCCGAAATCAAATAAGCGCCAGTTGAGCGAGCCGTAATACTGGTTGCCGATGCTGGTGGTGGTGGTTTGGGGATCAAAAACGGTGGCCGGGCGGGTGTTGGTGTCCCGCAGGCGGCTGACGGAGCCGGTAATCGTTGGCAGATAAGCGGCTCTGGCTTCACCCACCGCGCCGGTTTGCATTTTAATTTCTGCCCAGGTGGCGCGGATTTGCGGGTTGTTGCACAGCGCGGTATCGACAGCGTCCGTCAGCGCCAGGGGCTGAGTAAAGTCCACGGATGCGGAGCAACGGATGTGGCTGGCATCGGGCAGCGTTGCGCCGTTCTCTAATTGTACCGGGTGCGCTAATAACGGATCGTCCAGGAAACCTGTTTGCTCTTCAGCGTGAGCGGCAGGCTGGAGCCACAGCCCGAGCAGGCAGAGAGAGACTAAAACTTTGTTAGCGTTCATTCAGGCTCTCATGGGTGTGTTGAATCAGAGGCGAGAGGAAGTACTCAATCACCCGACGGCTACCGGTTTTGATTTCAATGGAGGCGCTCATGCCTGGCCGAAGCGCTGAGGGCTCGCCATCAATATCCATCGTTTTCTGATCCAGCCTGATGTGAATGGCGTACTGCGAGTTCTGCGCTTTGGGGGCGTTTTCGCCGTGGCTGGCAGGCGGGTTATCCCCCGAGTTGGCAGCCCCGGCATTCATCGCATCGCGTGAAACATAGGTCACTTCGCCCTGCATCATGCCGTATTTGGTGTAGTCGAACGCTTCGATTTTTACCGCGGCATGCTGGCCTTTATGCACGAAGCCGATGTCCTTGTTTTCCACCATCGCTTCGATCTCGACCTGATTTTGCTTCGGCACGATGACCATCAGCGGCTGCGCGGCCGTCACCACGCCACCGAGGGTATGCACCGCCAATTGTTGCACCGTGCCGTCAACCGGAGCAGTGAGTTGGAGTTGGGTTTTATGGGCGTCGGCTCGCTCGACATCCTGATGCGCTTCGGCCTGCTGGCGTAACCCTTCGTTAAGTTCGTCTTCGGTTTTCTTACGGGTTTCGGCGATGTACGCCTCGCGCTGGTGGCGGGCATCGGCGAGTTTGCCTTCCAGCTCTATTTTTTCCTGCTCTTTTTCCTGCCAGGAGCTGACCGATACATCATGGTTTTGCGCCAGATCTTTGTAGTTCTGCGCCCGCTCGCGAACCAGAGGCAATTGCAGGCTGTAGCGGTTAATTTCCCCGTCCAGATCCTGCAACCGGCTTTCCACACTCAGCCATTGGCTGGCAAGCTGGCGGCGGGCATCGGCGACTTTCTCTGCGGCGATGTTCCCGGCGTCGCTCAGTTCAGTAAATTTATTT
This genomic window from Buttiauxella gaviniae contains:
- a CDS encoding RidA family protein, which encodes MTITRYPTSKPFPFSDAVKANGFIFLSGQVSMSADGQPIYGTVTEQTNRALESIRDVLARAGSTMEDVVRVQVWLSSMENFAEFNAAYREAFPQGFPARSVTTSQLAFGLDVEIEVQAVCRAERSHD
- the brnQ gene encoding branched-chain amino acid transport system II carrier protein; amino-acid sequence: MKLKKSEVITLGLMTFALFVGAGNIIFPPFIGMQAGNNLWFAVSGFLITGVGLPVLAIIAMANKNGSLEALTAPAGKIFGLILTLICYLALGPLFGSPRTATVSYEIGVAPATHGALSLHLFSVLFFIAVVLCSLNPSKLVTIVGKYLSPIKVVLLIILGIYAFWNPASNELVTTPEYTAMPFSKGMINGYLTMDTLAALVFAVIIITAIRQRGVSRPALITRYSVITSLIAGLGLIYVYISLFYLGAHSHFLAPEATNGAVVLQSFIAYSFGYKGTVFLAVIITLACLVTGIGLTSACAGYLHQILRLNYKLLVIILAGISCAISNIGLTEVIKFSVPALTAIYPPFIVLVLIGLTKRAPKNICFPPLLVSFVLGIIQSVIPDQFTPGFIRALPFYNESMGWVVPTIVMFIVTYAIAKIRTKNASR
- a CDS encoding TolC family protein; this translates as MNANKVLVSLCLLGLWLQPAAHAEEQTGFLDDPLLAHPVQLENGATLPDASHIRCSASVDFTQPLALTDAVDTALCNNPQIRATWAEIKMQTGAVGEARAAYLPTITGSVSRLRDTNTRPATVFDPQTTTTSIGNQYYGSLNWRLFDFGGRAANREAANQMLLAAIAGHDAALQKTMASVIQAWFEVMTSKAVMEARLQIADLAQQTLSVAERREAKGATTQDDTLQAATALAKAQLNAMHARGDYQKNLALLKQEMGIDLATPIHLPAQPDRVIPSDIHDLDQWLKEAQTRHPAIMQARAKWRADKDKIIQVRSEGLPTVDMTAHISRNGFPNQGLSTSEQTEKEVGLTVSIPLFDGFSRHYKILEARAQAEQSEAQLADTTEHILTDVVKAWADAKTALGVLTVSQQLLDAAQASVNSSRRRYDKDVADILEVLNAQSALADAQQQRIQAIAEWQSARLSLLANTGILSQLTEPTR
- a CDS encoding HlyD family type I secretion periplasmic adaptor subunit, whose protein sequence is MSLRLRHTAWCELVKRYRSHFAYFWKQRHALTPPALKAEEAEFFPAALALQLAPVSPTARWTARLLMAIIVFLVLWSVFGKVDIIVSASGKIIPSSHAKTIASVETARVSQIYVTDGQTVRAGAPLLVLDTQIIDHEKMRAAVGQDTAALQVARSRALLASLSANKFTELSDAGNIAAEKVADARRQLASQWLSVESRLQDLDGEINRYSLQLPLVRERAQNYKDLAQNHDVSVSSWQEKEQEKIELEGKLADARHQREAYIAETRKKTEDELNEGLRQQAEAHQDVERADAHKTQLQLTAPVDGTVQQLAVHTLGGVVTAAQPLMVIVPKQNQVEIEAMVENKDIGFVHKGQHAAVKIEAFDYTKYGMMQGEVTYVSRDAMNAGAANSGDNPPASHGENAPKAQNSQYAIHIRLDQKTMDIDGEPSALRPGMSASIEIKTGSRRVIEYFLSPLIQHTHESLNER
- a CDS encoding PhzF family phenazine biosynthesis protein — translated: MKKSDITTLPFYQVDAFASQPFAGNPAGVCPLTHWLDDAVLQAIASENNLSETAFFVPTPEGYHLRWFTPAVEVDLCGHATLAAAWVLFNKLNYSQKIIHFSTRSGILSVSKEGDEFCMDFPAKKALPIEEPEGLLAALGLKESVEGFWLSDDIIVLAKDKSCLETLTPDFNKLAVFKTRGVIVTAPGGGEFDFVSRWFGPQVGVNEDPVTGSAHTFLAPFWAERSGKNELLAQQGGSRKGTLRCCVRNDGRVALYGSARLMIEGTFIL
- a CDS encoding DUF2000 family protein — encoded protein: MFEDNDYKLYVIVNRNVDVATQMNATGHLCSGIMLKAADPCFNTYTNGDSALTAYLNHYPVIILQAKNSNQLSAAAQQCQEENILYNFFTTTMLSHSSEQQIQDTHATPLAELDFVAIAIYGETSKIKPITKKFSVLK
- a CDS encoding helix-turn-helix transcriptional regulator, yielding MINERERLITVLSASIETLAATLPANTEAVLHDLTRPEASVISIVNGHVSGRKKGDALLAGPEEDDGFLGLLDEPRESLSYRVFSGYFTTTVAGKRLSSSSTIYYDMNGCPVVAFCVNVDTEVAMRLKRDLDYLMSIPGMAETPEASPSALTEASVEELLSGLRPTGSESTKEFRLRAVKEAHAMGMFKIKGSVNQMAKVLGVTRYTIYNYLEKISEKE
- a CDS encoding YitT family protein yields the protein MEIKMKNSAKGNNPQNVQEEPPLSARHNLIDNIQGQLFGIIIISFGMSMLHSLGLITGQTAGLAFLITYATGTSFGIVFFLINVPFYLLAAMRLGFAFTINTLLAVTLISLLTGVLPSFISYSHFNPLVGAVLAGLCIGIGLLGLFRHKSSCGGIGILALYIQEKTGLKAGWFQLAFDLVLFSSSLFFLKPQLVFYSLIGAALLNFLVAWNHRKEWYVAK